In Ostrea edulis chromosome 4, xbOstEdul1.1, whole genome shotgun sequence, a single window of DNA contains:
- the LOC125668109 gene encoding dnaJ homolog subfamily B member 4-like has protein sequence MGKDYYKILGISKGASDDEIKKGYRKMALKYHPDKNKSPGAEEKFKEIAEAYDVLSDKNKKEVYDKYGEEGLKNGPPPGSGFQGSAPGGGNFHYEFQGNPRDTFRMFFGGDDPFASFFSGGGGPGFGGPGPSRMFHFGGPHGPEEMDVDDDPYSHFGGPMGGGGRPQRKRQDSAVIRELPVALEDIYKGATKKLKITRKMLNNDGRTTRTEDKILTIDIKPGWKSGTKITFPKEGDQTPNNIPADVIFVIKDKPHSVFTRESSDIRYKAKISLKDALCGTTLQVPTIDGRKIPLRLREVVKPHSVKRIQGEGLPIPKQPGKRGDLIIEFDVVFPNQISSTAKEILADCLPAS, from the exons ATGGGGAAGGACTATTATAAAATTCTCGGCATTAGCAAAGGCGCTTCCGATGATGAAATTAAGAAGGGCTACCGAAAAATGGCACTCAAATATCATCCAGATAAGAATAAATCGCCAGGAGCTGAGGAAAAATTTAAGGAGATTGCAGAAGCATACGATGTACTaagtgataaaaacaaaaaagaagttTACGACAAATATGGCGAGGAAGGACTGAAAAACGGCCCACCACCTGGCAGTGGATTCCAAGGATCCGCGCCTGGTGGCGGCAATTTCCACTATGAATTCCAAGGTAATCCGCGAGACACATTCCGTATGTTCTTCGGTGGGGACGATCCTTTCGCCAGCTTCTTCAGTGGTGGTGGCGGGCCTGGGTTTGGTGGGCCTGGCCCGTCTCGTATGTTTCATTTTGGTGGCCCCCACGGCCCAGAGGAAATGGATGTTGATGATGACCCTTACAGCCATTTCGGAGGTCCCATGGGGGGTGGAGGACGGCCACAGAGGAAAAGACAAGACTCTGCAGTGATTCGCGAGCTGCCAGTGGCACTGGAAGATATATACAAAGGTGCTACTAAAAAACTCAAAATTACTCGCAAAATGTTGAATAATGATGGGCGCACCACCAGAACTGAAGATAAGATCTTGACAATTGATATCAAACCCGGGTGGAAGTCCGGAACCAAGATAACATTCCCTAAGGAAGGTGATCAAACTCCGAACAATATACCAGCAGATGTCATCTTTGTTATAAAAGACAAACCACATAGTGTGTTCACCAGGGAATCTAGTGACATTCGATACAAGGCCAAAATATCACTCAAAGAC GCATTGTGTGGAACTACTCTACAAGTCCCAACAATAGACGGCAGGAAAATTCCCTTACGTTTACGAGAAGTTGTGAAACCTCACTCTGTCAAGCGGATACAAGGCGAAGGATTGCCGATACCCAAACAACCAGGCAAACGAGGGGACTTAATCATAGAATTTGATGTGGTTTTCCCAAACCAGATCTCATCTACAGCTAAAGAAATTCTGGCAGACTGCCTGCCAGCTTCATAA